The Syngnathus scovelli strain Florida chromosome 13, RoL_Ssco_1.2, whole genome shotgun sequence genome has a window encoding:
- the dusp11 gene encoding RNA/RNP complex-1-interacting phosphatase, which yields MRSFKKIPDRWLDYKAVGKRLGSTRFVAFKVPLKQALTRNMAPAQAFGPKELLDAMREDQQELGLIIDLTYTTRYYSPQELPNSLSFIKIPTAGHVVPADSVVVTFKRAVRQFLRDNACNDKLIGVHCTHGLNRTGYMICRYLIEVDKMAPTEAIRLFNSSRGHNIERQNYIEDLQSRPKSKTITGMDSRPPPSVRGRAGHRTPAAPGDAHWSGAGHNHGFCPPRAQRQQPYSGRPQYDSPQHHGPPRSGGPKAFPPAHAAGKSNGRGSPRGASRRGRHASASGRPLAAQPRYKSSSSWTGTFGL from the exons ATGCGTTCCTTCAAAAAGATTCCCGACAG GTGGCTGGACTACAAGGCGGTGGGAAAGCGACTGGGCAGCACTCGATTTGTGGCCTTCAAAGTTCCTCTCAAGCAG GCGCTGACCCGAAATATGGCGCCGGCTCAGGCCTTTGGACCGAAGGAGCTGCTGGACGCCATGCGGGAAGACCAGCAAGAACTGGGCCTCATCATCGACTTGACCTACACCACACGCTACTACTCGCCGCAg GAGCTCCCCAACTCGTTGAGCTTCATCAAGATCCCCACGGCGGGTCACGTGGTCCCCGCCGACAGCGTGGTGGTGACCTTCAAGAGAGCTGTGCGCCAATTCCTACGAGACAACGCCTGCAACg ACAAGCTGATCGGCGTCCACTGCACGCACGGACTCAACCGCACCGGCTACATGATCTGCAG GTATCTGATCGAGGTGGACAAGATGGCTCCCACCGAGGCCATCAGAC TGTTCAACTCAAGTCGCGGTCACAACATCGAGAGACAAAACTACATTGAGGACCTTCAGAGCAGACCTAAGAg CAAAACGATCACGGGCATGGACAGTCGTCCGCCACCGTCGGTGCGAGGTCGGGCCGGCCATCGGACGCCAGCCGCGCCTGGAGACGCACATTGGAGTGGTGCAGGCCACAACCACGG GTTTTGTCcgccaagagcccaaaggcaacaACCGTACTCGGGCCGCCCCCAGTACGACAGCCCCCAGCATCACGGGCCCCCAAGAAGCGGAGGCCCCAAAGCCTTCCCGCCCGCACATGCCGCCGGCAAATCCAACGGACGGGGGAGTCCCCGCGGCGCCAGCCGGCGGGGTCGGCACGCAAGCGCTTCGGGTCGCCCATTGGCCGCCCAGCCCCGCTACAAgtcctcctccagctggacTGGCACTTTTGGACTGTGA
- the LOC125979490 gene encoding transcription factor 7-like 1-B isoform X2: MPQLSDDGDLGANDELIPFKDEGEGEHDDKTTAAAAATAAQRDLDDVKSSLVNESETNHSVSDSEAADRRARRQPDAAGLPGRGQPFGEALRRRAGAGARAGAGGVLQAPAFVGYPFFMIPDLYGSYLAGGGLARAYLPWQWPLLDVAAGAAGRDSGVPAHPSSGAPAFVAHLHPLLSRRPEASSPPSRVPANFSPDAGSSRPPQVARYPVSPAAVAEMAHAFDWLPSPGPVSAVKREPAEAGARSPPRKSPVRDGGAQAKGHIKKPLNAFMLFMRDERPKVVAQCQVKESATINQILGQRWHSLSKDEQAKYYELARKERLLHSQLYPGWSARDNYGKKKKRKKCKSESHQDTAADDFPLRPTHPVPHEAPHELTSGTSAHLLRPYTLSHLTHTHLSQASPASSVDSPATAAALASPAAPAPTFTEHSDARGGRVSPTDQPLALTAHAPRGARAPPAATSDLRTSSTSSYGL; this comes from the exons ATGCCGCAGCTGAGCGACGATGGCGACTTGGGCGCCAACGACGAGCTGATCCCGTTCAAGGATGAGGGCGAGGGCGAGCACGACGACAAGACGACCGCGGCGGCCGCTGCCACCGCCGCTCAGCGTGACCTGGACGACGTCAAGTCGTCCCTCGTCAACGAGTCCGAGACCAACCACAGCGTGTCGGATTCCGAG GCAGCGGACAGGCGAGCCAGACGTCAGCCGGACGCGGCCGGCCTGCCCGGACGCGGCCAGCCGTTTGGCGAAG CGCTGAGGCGGCGGGCCGGGGCTGGGGCCAGAGCTGGGGCCGGGGGTGTCCTCCAAGCCCCGGCCTTCGTGGGCTACCCCTTCTTCATGATTCCCGACCTTTACGGCTCGTATCTGGCCGGCGGGGGCCTGGCGCGTGCG TATCTGCCGTGGCAGTGGCCCCTGCTGGACGTGGCCGCCGGAGCGGCCGGGAGAGATTCGGGCGTGCCCGCTCACCCG TCTAGCGGCGCGCCCGCCTTCGTGGCTCACCTCCACCCGCTGCTGTCCCGCCGACCCGAGGCCTCCTCGCCGCCCTCCAGGGTGCCGGCCAACTTCTCGCCCGACGCGG GCTCGTCCCGGCCGCCACAGGTCGCACGCTACCCCGTCTCTCCTGCAGCCGTGGCTGAGATGGCGCACGCCTTTGATTGGCT CCCGTCCCCTGGCCCGGTGAGCGCCGTCAAAAGGGAACCCGCAGAGGCCGGCGCGCGCAGCCCGCCGAG GAAGTCGCCGGTGCGGGACGGCGGCGCTCAGGCCAAAGGTCACATCAAGAAACCTCTCAACGCCTTCATGTTGTTTATGAGGGACGAGCGGCCCAAAGTGGTGGCCCAGTGCCAAGTTAAGGAGAGCGCCACCATCAACCAGATCCTGGGACAGCGG TGGCATTCGCTGAGCAAGGACGAGCAGGCCAAGTACTACGAGCTGGCCCGGAAAGAGCGGCTGCTCCATTCGCAACTTTACCCCGGCTGGTCGGCCAGAGACAACTAC ggcaagaagaagaagaggaagaagtgcAAGAGCGAAAGCCATCAAGACA CTGCCGCAGACGATTTCCCGCTGCGGCCCACGCACCCCGTGCCCCACGAGGCGCCTCACGAGCTCACCTCCGGCACCAGCGCTCACCTTTTGCGCCCGTACACGCTCTCCCATCTCACGCACACGCACTTGTCCCAGGCCAGCCCCGCCTCCTCGGTGGACTCCCCGGCCACGGCGGCGGCGCTGGCGTCGCCCGCCGCCCCGGCACCCACCTTCACCGAACACTCGGACGCACGGGGCGGCCGCGTATCGCCGACAGACCAGCCGCTCGCCCTCACGGCTCATGCGCCACGCGGGGCGCGTGCCCCACCCGCGGCCACCTCGGACCTGCGGACCTCCTCTACCTCCAGCTACGGGCTTTGA
- the LOC125979490 gene encoding transcription factor 7-like 2 isoform X1, producing the protein MPQLSDDGDLGANDELIPFKDEGEGEHDDKTTAAAAATAAQRDLDDVKSSLVNESETNHSVSDSEAADRRARRQPDAAGLPGRGQPFGEALRRRAGAGARAGAGGVLQAPAFVGYPFFMIPDLYGSYLAGGGLARAYLPWQWPLLDVAAGAAGRDSGVPAHPSSGAPAFVAHLHPLLSRRPEASSPPSRVPANFSPDAGSSRPPQVARYPVSPAAVAEMAHAFDWLPSPGPVSAVKREPAEAGARSPPRKSPVRDGGAQAKGHIKKPLNAFMLFMRDERPKVVAQCQVKESATINQILGQRVSIHPLAFAEQGRAGQVLRAGPERAAAPFATLPRLVGQRQLRQEEEEEEVQERKPSRHCRRRFPAAAHAPRAPRGASRAHLRHQRSPFAPVHALPSHAHALVPGQPRLLGGLPGHGGGAGVARRPGTHLHRTLGRTGRPRIADRPAARPHGSCATRGACPTRGHLGPADLLYLQLRALSDCRHAKPFLNPISCRWQISGQYLTLSSLVFVHVDFRTPHFCKPK; encoded by the exons ATGCCGCAGCTGAGCGACGATGGCGACTTGGGCGCCAACGACGAGCTGATCCCGTTCAAGGATGAGGGCGAGGGCGAGCACGACGACAAGACGACCGCGGCGGCCGCTGCCACCGCCGCTCAGCGTGACCTGGACGACGTCAAGTCGTCCCTCGTCAACGAGTCCGAGACCAACCACAGCGTGTCGGATTCCGAG GCAGCGGACAGGCGAGCCAGACGTCAGCCGGACGCGGCCGGCCTGCCCGGACGCGGCCAGCCGTTTGGCGAAG CGCTGAGGCGGCGGGCCGGGGCTGGGGCCAGAGCTGGGGCCGGGGGTGTCCTCCAAGCCCCGGCCTTCGTGGGCTACCCCTTCTTCATGATTCCCGACCTTTACGGCTCGTATCTGGCCGGCGGGGGCCTGGCGCGTGCG TATCTGCCGTGGCAGTGGCCCCTGCTGGACGTGGCCGCCGGAGCGGCCGGGAGAGATTCGGGCGTGCCCGCTCACCCG TCTAGCGGCGCGCCCGCCTTCGTGGCTCACCTCCACCCGCTGCTGTCCCGCCGACCCGAGGCCTCCTCGCCGCCCTCCAGGGTGCCGGCCAACTTCTCGCCCGACGCGG GCTCGTCCCGGCCGCCACAGGTCGCACGCTACCCCGTCTCTCCTGCAGCCGTGGCTGAGATGGCGCACGCCTTTGATTGGCT CCCGTCCCCTGGCCCGGTGAGCGCCGTCAAAAGGGAACCCGCAGAGGCCGGCGCGCGCAGCCCGCCGAG GAAGTCGCCGGTGCGGGACGGCGGCGCTCAGGCCAAAGGTCACATCAAGAAACCTCTCAACGCCTTCATGTTGTTTATGAGGGACGAGCGGCCCAAAGTGGTGGCCCAGTGCCAAGTTAAGGAGAGCGCCACCATCAACCAGATCCTGGGACAGCGGGTCAGCATCCAcccat TGGCATTCGCTGAGCAAGGACGAGCAGGCCAAGTACTACGAGCTGGCCCGGAAAGAGCGGCTGCTCCATTCGCAACTTTACCCCGGCTGGTCGGCCAGAGACAACTAC ggcaagaagaagaagaggaagaagtgcAAGAGCGAAAGCCATCAAGACA CTGCCGCAGACGATTTCCCGCTGCGGCCCACGCACCCCGTGCCCCACGAGGCGCCTCACGAGCTCACCTCCGGCACCAGCGCTCACCTTTTGCGCCCGTACACGCTCTCCCATCTCACGCACACGCACTTGTCCCAGGCCAGCCCCGCCTCCTCGGTGGACTCCCCGGCCACGGCGGCGGCGCTGGCGTCGCCCGCCGCCCCGGCACCCACCTTCACCGAACACTCGGACGCACGGGGCGGCCGCGTATCGCCGACAGACCAGCCGCTCGCCCTCACGGCTCATGCGCCACGCGGGGCGCGTGCCCCACCCGCGGCCACCTCGGACCTGCGGACCTCCTCTACCTCCAGCTACGGGCTTTGAGCGACTGTCGACACGCCAAACCGTTTTTAAATCCAATTTCTTGCCGTTGGCAAATTAGTGGTCAATATTTGACTTTGTCGTCACTCGTTTTCGTTCATGTCGACTTTCGAACTCCACACTTTTGTAAACCCAAATAA